A region of Nostoc sp. 'Peltigera membranacea cyanobiont' N6 DNA encodes the following proteins:
- a CDS encoding ParB/RepB/Spo0J family partition protein, with translation MTKLNKPSVLGMFASAADSQQIFELEERVEDLQAEITRLKDEQAQGKLAEEERTLLNQTIEDLREHLKASGIFKIHYSEVRPNPKQARQTFTSDSIRSMAVSIRESGQQQPIILLPGNLIFDGERRWRSVAEELQPEIETLDAVMLQKVLSEEELHTRTLLTSLHREGLNELDLAEGLIQQAKLALEFEQEEVVRALRRAIARLNAKKLLPQLTELVILTRKEQSEGIKEFNLDEIEQSILLLLLRFQQNPASVDANVFPCLRLSEDLKIAIRESGLGANHARSLQKLNSKNLKIEETKALKIRQDATSQVLQEKLTVAQTRFLVAQTIAEHAPETKPKPSHQISSLIRDVSATKVEDIQQEQLRDLLAVLEAKAKEIRKKLD, from the coding sequence ATGACAAAATTAAACAAACCGAGTGTACTTGGAATGTTTGCTTCTGCTGCTGATTCACAACAGATATTTGAGCTTGAAGAACGAGTAGAAGATTTACAGGCAGAGATTACAAGATTAAAAGATGAACAAGCACAGGGAAAGCTTGCTGAAGAAGAACGTACACTCCTCAATCAAACTATTGAAGACCTACGAGAACATTTGAAAGCATCTGGAATTTTTAAAATTCACTATAGTGAAGTAAGACCCAATCCGAAACAAGCAAGGCAAACATTTACTTCGGATAGTATTCGGAGTATGGCTGTTTCCATTAGAGAGTCAGGGCAACAACAGCCGATTATTTTACTACCGGGAAATCTCATTTTTGATGGAGAACGGAGATGGAGATCCGTTGCAGAAGAGTTACAGCCAGAAATTGAAACACTGGATGCAGTGATGCTTCAGAAAGTTCTTTCTGAAGAGGAATTACATACACGCACTTTATTAACTAGTCTTCACCGAGAAGGCTTGAATGAGCTAGATTTAGCCGAAGGTTTGATTCAACAGGCTAAGTTAGCTTTGGAATTTGAACAGGAAGAAGTAGTTAGAGCGCTTAGGAGAGCAATAGCTAGATTAAACGCAAAAAAACTGTTGCCCCAATTAACTGAATTGGTTATTTTAACTAGAAAAGAGCAGTCAGAAGGCATTAAAGAATTTAATTTAGACGAAATAGAACAAAGTATTCTTCTGTTGTTACTACGTTTTCAACAAAATCCAGCATCAGTAGATGCAAATGTCTTTCCTTGCTTACGGCTTTCAGAAGACTTAAAAATTGCGATTAGAGAATCAGGACTTGGTGCAAACCATGCCCGGTCACTCCAAAAACTAAATTCTAAAAATTTAAAAATTGAGGAAACTAAAGCTCTTAAAATCCGACAAGATGCTACATCACAGGTTTTGCAAGAAAAGCTAACAGTCGCTCAAACTCGTTTTCTAGTTGCCCAAACTATTGCTGAACATGCTCCTGAAACAAAACCTAAACCAAGTCACCAAATCAGTTCTCTAATTCGAGATGTCTCAGCAACTAAGGTCGAAGATATCCAGCAAGAGCAACTGAGAGATTTATTGGCTGTATTAGAAGCTAAGGCAAAAGAGATTCGGAAAAAGTTGGACTAA
- a CDS encoding ParA family protein, whose product MPANLTLSIETNAGGVAKSTISYNLAYELGVRGYSVALLDIDPNESLTLFCGLGEFKTQGTMANVYHPDFNGNWPLVTAWQGKIDKIQVCKGGKELHETIREVSKDLRGAYTLADRLSDYPLSHDFVIIDCPATLEPLPLTALAASSHVLIPIQPEYKASQSAAAMIEWYYFNCKRLRLKPTPKILGIVPTRWKSDWGAHRSIVEELPLVCKNLGIQYFSPIRESADILNASGRGLPLGIYRPGKEARGDFLPIVDALVQELKLIRG is encoded by the coding sequence ATGCCTGCCAATTTGACCCTTTCGATTGAGACAAACGCTGGAGGAGTGGCGAAAAGTACTATTTCATACAATCTTGCGTATGAATTGGGCGTTCGTGGCTATTCAGTGGCACTATTAGACATCGATCCTAACGAATCATTGACATTATTTTGCGGATTGGGAGAATTTAAAACTCAGGGAACAATGGCTAATGTTTACCATCCAGACTTCAATGGGAACTGGCCTTTAGTTACAGCTTGGCAAGGTAAGATTGACAAAATTCAAGTTTGTAAAGGCGGAAAAGAATTACACGAAACAATTCGGGAAGTTTCAAAGGATCTGCGTGGAGCTTATACTCTTGCAGATCGGTTGAGTGATTACCCCTTATCTCACGATTTTGTAATTATCGATTGTCCTGCAACATTGGAGCCTTTACCACTGACTGCTCTTGCAGCTTCTAGTCACGTATTAATTCCCATTCAACCTGAATACAAGGCTTCTCAAAGTGCTGCGGCGATGATTGAGTGGTACTATTTCAACTGCAAGCGGCTAAGATTGAAACCGACTCCAAAAATATTAGGTATAGTTCCTACTCGTTGGAAAAGTGATTGGGGAGCGCATAGAAGTATTGTTGAGGAACTTCCCCTAGTCTGTAAAAATTTGGGAATTCAGTATTTTAGCCCAATTCGAGAATCAGCTGATATTCTTAATGCTTCTGGTAGAGGGCTACCTCTGGGAATTTACAGACCAGGTAAAGAGGCAAGAGGAGATTTTCTGCCAATTGTTGATGCACTAGTTCAAGAACTTAAGCTAATAAGAGGTTAA
- a CDS encoding helix-turn-helix domain-containing protein — protein MDKHQEILITAIRESCLTAREISVRAGVHESTISKFLDGKNDLKAGNYFKILHALPENCRIPALARIGVVELTPIQLIESATPKEKAEILQAIAAWVLQPGAISGKNTDTTDLQVAV, from the coding sequence ATGGATAAACATCAAGAAATATTAATTACAGCAATTAGGGAAAGTTGCTTAACAGCAAGAGAGATTTCTGTTAGGGCTGGTGTCCACGAGAGTACTATTAGTAAGTTTCTTGATGGCAAAAACGACCTAAAAGCTGGTAATTACTTCAAAATCCTTCATGCCCTGCCAGAAAATTGTAGAATTCCAGCACTAGCGAGAATAGGAGTAGTTGAGTTAACGCCTATTCAACTAATTGAATCTGCCACACCTAAAGAAAAGGCTGAAATACTACAAGCGATTGCCGCTTGGGTATTACAACCAGGGGCCATATCTGGAAAAAATACGGATACTACAGACCTGCAAGTAGCAGTATGA
- a CDS encoding MarR family transcriptional regulator, whose amino-acid sequence MTDTKIQGKFYPLQHEEWLRACRELTPAQRDVLYYLRTLDPYSTGMEVSPSRIAKDLSTAEKPVHRSTVGRALKALDEKGFVDMELLKVKVHVLTKGLHCCDEATSCDEATGCDEATGCDETTLLPDGNLGDHDATCAIATQLARSPRNKHEPEVLPDKDSSTPKINKTYLEFIDSLSETERANFLNFCEEKTKNLSQPVNDIEAWLAHTTKAGQNRWEVYYKKFVTYQQAESKKSQSSRSSQMKKFQEELEQQRQQAMSMYGNTV is encoded by the coding sequence ATGACAGACACAAAGATTCAGGGGAAGTTCTACCCGCTCCAACATGAAGAATGGCTAAGAGCCTGCCGGGAACTAACCCCAGCACAGAGGGATGTACTCTACTACCTTCGCACTCTCGACCCATACAGCACCGGAATGGAAGTATCACCCTCAAGGATTGCCAAGGATTTATCTACCGCAGAAAAGCCAGTTCACCGCAGCACTGTAGGGCGTGCCCTCAAAGCGTTGGATGAAAAGGGATTTGTCGATATGGAGCTTCTTAAGGTTAAGGTTCACGTTCTTACCAAAGGCTTGCACTGTTGCGATGAGGCAACAAGTTGTGATGAGGCAACAGGTTGTGATGAGGCAACAGGTTGTGATGAGACAACTTTGTTGCCTGACGGCAACTTAGGTGATCATGACGCAACTTGCGCGATCGCTACGCAACTTGCGCGATCGCCACGCAACAAGCACGAGCCAGAAGTATTGCCAGATAAAGATTCCAGCACACCTAAGATTAATAAGACTTATTTAGAATTTATAGACTCTCTCTCAGAAACCGAGCGAGCGAATTTTTTGAATTTTTGTGAGGAAAAGACAAAGAATCTTAGCCAGCCAGTGAATGACATTGAGGCTTGGTTAGCTCACACCACTAAAGCTGGACAGAACCGTTGGGAAGTTTATTACAAAAAATTTGTTACGTACCAACAAGCCGAGTCCAAAAAATCTCAAAGTAGCCGTAGCAGTCAAATGAAAAAGTTTCAAGAGGAACTTGAGCAACAACGACAGCAAGCTATGTCCATGTACGGCAACACAGTATGA
- the dnaB gene encoding replicative DNA helicase, which yields MAEQLSFHSSGSDRLPPQNIEAEEAILGGIMLDPEAIGRVSDSLIPEAFYISAHKDIYQAALRLHSQGKPTDLLSVTSWLTDYEILVRIGGRNKLATLVDRTVSAVNIDALAGLVMEKYLRRQLIKAGNEIVHLGYETETELPKILDQSQQKVFQLSNQSFGSNTEHNSTITIAAYKELDSGSPIYSTGLDELDNLMVGFEGGTLTIVAGRPSMGKSQISLQLALKMILLHDLPVAIFSLEMTKKQLEYRLWSLISVTNAYKHLGLTPLRSDRIRRHRAKFQPLADWEFTLIAKIVDIASELPLYMNDSRGITVSQIASECRQIKAKEGKLGLVVVDYLQMMAEDSGVNRSYELGDVARGLYKMAGELDVPVLALSQISRGVEGRQNKRPMMSDLSQSGILEMVADNIILAYRDEYYNPDTTEQGILELIMAKARHGETGTATVFFDKSYGIIQNLR from the coding sequence ATGGCTGAACAACTAAGTTTTCATTCTTCAGGTAGCGATCGCCTGCCACCCCAAAATATTGAGGCGGAAGAGGCGATTTTAGGCGGTATCATGCTTGACCCAGAAGCAATAGGTAGAGTGAGCGATTCTTTGATTCCAGAAGCTTTTTACATCAGCGCTCACAAAGATATCTATCAAGCAGCGCTGCGCCTTCACAGCCAGGGTAAACCTACAGACTTGCTCTCTGTCACCAGTTGGCTGACTGACTATGAAATACTAGTCCGTATTGGCGGGAGAAATAAATTAGCAACTCTGGTAGACCGCACGGTGTCAGCTGTGAACATCGACGCTTTGGCAGGGTTAGTAATGGAAAAATACCTGCGGCGGCAGTTAATCAAGGCTGGCAATGAAATTGTGCATCTGGGTTACGAAACTGAAACTGAGTTACCCAAAATCCTTGACCAATCGCAACAGAAAGTATTCCAGCTTTCTAACCAAAGCTTTGGTTCAAACACCGAACACAACAGCACAATTACTATTGCAGCTTACAAGGAATTAGATTCAGGAAGCCCTATCTACTCTACAGGACTTGATGAACTCGATAATTTAATGGTTGGATTTGAAGGCGGTACGCTCACCATAGTTGCGGGTAGACCGTCAATGGGAAAGTCCCAGATTTCGTTGCAACTAGCTCTCAAGATGATATTGCTCCACGATTTACCTGTGGCTATCTTCTCGCTGGAGATGACAAAGAAACAATTAGAGTACAGGCTGTGGAGTTTAATTAGCGTCACCAATGCCTACAAACATTTAGGATTAACGCCACTAAGGAGCGATCGCATCCGCAGACATCGAGCCAAATTTCAACCTTTAGCAGATTGGGAATTCACGCTTATTGCCAAAATCGTTGATATTGCCTCAGAACTGCCGCTTTATATGAATGATTCAAGGGGCATCACCGTTTCACAAATTGCATCAGAATGCCGTCAAATTAAGGCCAAAGAGGGAAAACTGGGGTTAGTTGTAGTTGATTACCTGCAAATGATGGCAGAGGACTCTGGAGTCAACCGCAGCTATGAACTAGGAGATGTGGCCAGGGGACTTTACAAAATGGCAGGGGAACTGGATGTACCCGTGTTAGCACTGTCGCAAATCTCTAGGGGAGTTGAGGGCAGACAGAATAAGCGCCCAATGATGAGCGACCTTAGCCAATCGGGAATTTTAGAAATGGTTGCAGACAATATTATTCTCGCTTACCGGGATGAGTACTACAACCCAGACACTACAGAGCAAGGAATATTAGAACTCATCATGGCTAAGGCACGACACGGCGAAACAGGCACAGCAACGGTATTTTTTGACAAGTCCTATGGAATTATCCAGAATTTGCGGTGA
- a CDS encoding 6-pyruvoyl trahydropterin synthase family protein, producing the protein MPKWKLVTEFTFDSAHYIKDYDGPCGRMHGHSYKVRIEATSSKLHSSQYCPHPVMVADFKTLRWAKQDVTKGGLDHCVLNEVLPPEYETTAEMIAKYIYDVTKKQVPSDVQLKVAVSETSNSWVEYEDD; encoded by the coding sequence ATGCCTAAATGGAAACTAGTAACAGAATTTACATTTGATAGCGCCCATTACATTAAAGATTATGATGGGCCATGTGGTAGGATGCACGGGCACAGTTACAAAGTGCGAATTGAGGCAACATCATCGAAGCTACACTCTTCACAATATTGTCCCCATCCAGTTATGGTTGCTGATTTCAAAACCTTACGCTGGGCTAAACAAGACGTTACAAAAGGCGGGCTAGATCATTGTGTTCTCAATGAGGTATTGCCTCCTGAGTATGAAACGACAGCGGAGATGATTGCCAAATACATCTATGACGTAACTAAGAAGCAAGTGCCTTCTGATGTGCAGCTAAAAGTTGCAGTATCAGAAACCTCCAATTCTTGGGTAGAGTATGAAGATGACTAA
- the dpdA gene encoding tRNA-guanine transglycosylase DpdA produces MTKSPLTKPLVSTSTISCPRILIITSCTGKKLHNPTNQLTIEDFKDTERLKERTQSLSEFSCPSGQMYTGLQHLRLMEGVDILRSALGGSASLSHFGKEAVDVKIISAGYGLIPEDKAIVPYSVTFNSMKNDEVYSWGNYLRIHEDFQQEIVGYDLIFVLLGDKYLRTLKLPVKTHSHQTFIFFASNKSINYIDSGNAKLLTLTLSNKSASRFSCALVGLKGHLLKLIATEASRVSHLLESIYNNPETLEELLNKQPNPLELPLGISFSTERKLNFQNKSHRKSKYTEEELCSILKLPVAVNQHLKMQYFIPEWDDKVDAGYDFLQDKFSPNRKACKDDIYAHEEKIYEKPNYDGILVSKIVVDKRKSKRNDIEAAGGIQKYLKFSGEIMGDCGAFGYIKQPEPPYNTIEILDYYQRLGFHYGVSIDHLIVGPFAQPGIREERYDLTLRNAEEFISKHQKFGYTFTPIGVAQGWSPETYAEAVKKLVEMEYDYIAIGGVARTPTIEILEILKEVYQHLTSKTRLHLFGVGRIDALPYFRHLGVTSFDSASPLRKAWFDAVENYHTLSGKAYAAVRIPFVDKQSQRIKHLLSSGYERETLKQLEQEALKAIREYDKGNISLDESLKKLLAYDELLELPRDGIVNPTAKARRLRQHTQLYRELLEVKPWQECECKICQNPDCRVETIIFRGNDRNRRRGFHNTYVFYKRFREFLNAENCNIDSTKE; encoded by the coding sequence ATGACTAAATCACCCTTAACAAAACCCTTGGTTTCAACTAGCACAATTTCATGCCCTCGTATACTAATTATTACTTCTTGTACTGGAAAAAAGCTTCATAACCCAACAAATCAGCTGACAATAGAAGATTTTAAAGACACAGAGAGATTAAAAGAACGCACACAATCACTTTCAGAATTCTCTTGTCCGTCTGGCCAGATGTACACAGGGCTGCAACATCTACGGCTAATGGAGGGGGTGGATATCCTGCGATCTGCCCTTGGCGGCAGCGCTTCGCTATCGCATTTTGGAAAAGAAGCAGTGGATGTAAAAATCATTTCAGCAGGTTATGGGCTAATCCCGGAAGACAAAGCGATCGTTCCCTACTCTGTCACCTTTAATTCGATGAAGAATGATGAAGTCTATTCGTGGGGGAATTATCTCAGAATCCATGAAGATTTTCAACAGGAAATTGTCGGATATGATTTAATATTTGTCTTACTTGGGGATAAATACCTGCGTACTTTAAAGCTACCAGTTAAGACTCATTCCCACCAAACTTTCATTTTTTTTGCTTCAAATAAAAGTATAAATTATATAGATTCAGGTAATGCCAAGCTATTAACTTTAACTCTTTCCAATAAGTCTGCATCGCGTTTTAGCTGTGCCTTAGTGGGTTTAAAGGGGCATCTGCTAAAGCTGATTGCTACTGAAGCCAGCAGAGTTTCACATTTATTGGAAAGTATATATAATAATCCAGAAACATTAGAAGAACTTCTAAATAAACAACCAAATCCGTTAGAACTACCTCTTGGAATTTCATTTTCAACGGAGAGGAAATTAAATTTTCAGAATAAAAGCCATAGAAAAAGTAAATATACAGAAGAAGAGTTATGTTCTATTCTAAAATTACCAGTTGCAGTTAATCAGCATTTAAAAATGCAATATTTTATTCCTGAATGGGATGATAAAGTAGATGCTGGATATGACTTTTTACAGGATAAATTTAGTCCTAATCGTAAGGCTTGCAAAGATGACATTTATGCTCATGAAGAAAAAATATATGAAAAGCCCAACTATGACGGTATTTTAGTATCTAAGATAGTTGTTGATAAGAGAAAATCCAAAAGAAATGATATAGAAGCAGCAGGAGGCATCCAAAAATATTTAAAATTCTCAGGAGAAATTATGGGGGATTGTGGAGCTTTTGGATATATCAAGCAGCCAGAACCTCCATATAATACTATAGAAATTTTAGATTATTATCAGCGGCTAGGCTTCCATTATGGGGTAAGTATTGACCACTTAATTGTTGGTCCATTTGCACAGCCTGGAATTAGAGAAGAACGTTACGATCTTACTTTGCGAAACGCAGAGGAATTTATATCAAAACACCAAAAATTTGGATATACATTTACCCCTATTGGTGTCGCTCAAGGTTGGAGTCCTGAAACTTATGCTGAGGCAGTAAAAAAACTGGTTGAAATGGAATATGACTATATTGCTATAGGAGGAGTTGCCAGGACACCAACCATAGAAATTCTAGAAATATTGAAAGAAGTTTATCAACATTTAACATCCAAAACTAGATTACATTTATTTGGAGTAGGACGTATTGATGCTCTTCCTTATTTCCGCCATTTGGGGGTAACTAGTTTTGACTCAGCAAGCCCATTACGTAAAGCTTGGTTTGATGCAGTAGAGAATTATCATACTTTAAGTGGTAAAGCTTACGCTGCTGTGCGTATTCCTTTTGTAGATAAGCAGTCACAACGAATTAAACATTTGTTATCGTCAGGTTATGAACGTGAAACTCTCAAGCAGCTTGAGCAAGAAGCATTAAAAGCTATTCGGGAATATGATAAAGGCAATATATCACTAGATGAATCTCTTAAGAAATTACTTGCTTACGATGAGTTATTAGAATTACCTCGCGACGGTATAGTAAACCCGACAGCTAAAGCTAGGCGTTTAAGACAACACACTCAATTGTATAGGGAATTATTAGAAGTAAAACCTTGGCAGGAATGTGAGTGTAAAATCTGTCAAAACCCAGACTGTAGAGTAGAAACAATTATTTTTCGTGGTAATGACCGTAATCGTAGACGTGGTTTTCACAACACTTATGTATTTTATAAGCGGTTTCGAGAATTTCTGAATGCTGAAAATTGTAATATTGATAGTACGAAAGAGTAA
- the dpdE gene encoding protein DpdE — MITLGSLVRSRNNSLGIGKVIDISDTQANVEYFCSVGQRIEKSLPLSSLSQLKLERQTRCYIYPESQEAWLIGRIYEWDEELYQYRIDLPDKKTIAVSEEQVYVRCNLPQADPIETLAMKGQETPYFHDRRFAFVKCLILQRAVSRGMTGLISANIKLYPHQVEVVRRVLEDPIQRYLLADEVGLGKTIEAGAILRQYLLDEPSGRAVVLVPQYLLEQWQQELENKFYISHFLKRVAVLAVEDIHKINPKANIGLLILDEAHHIAAMATSKDTTVLQRFETCKNIAHKSDRLLLLSATPVLNHEQDFLAMLHLLDPTTYKLDDLAGFRERVVKRQDIGRILLSFKEGANPFVLKTNLKNLRNLFAQDNYLLELADNLENSLQAKAGDTVEIVRAIRIHISDTYRLHRRMLRNRRASVEDVIFDRNITLRTEYDLDERSPDIHELIEEWRDVAPDDKQYHHIFLLFFRASGTWLGILKQVIQARLSSETALREGFPPQATAFPEGVLEEYTKGISTAELIQEFGADSVRILTETPKFAGEAEILQSLLQIIEQPSEDGDRLELLKTVILYQLCEPLKLQSLKSNLPKLLAEVQKRLKRPMPGDSLPKIVIFTSFVQTCAEIVRYLSDRFGEGTIVSHQVGQTPSQVEENLNRFKKDPKCFILVCDSSGEEGRNLQFTNYMICFDLPWSPNRLEQRIGRIDRIGRLLKVEFTVFAGVDLPDSLHDAWYRLLKEGFNIFRQSIASLQFYVDEKLPVLAEILFKSGANGLLESIEVIQKEIEQEQVKISEQNALDEIDALDENATQYFQALDDYDARHQEIQQVTEDWICGALGFESITNPNLSALKRYKPTGNTLIPANDLSSNFARVLEEFGTFNRRVANQQLGAKLYRIGEKFVDALSSYIHWDDRGQAFAMWRVAETWDSGEGEEWYGFRLNYVIETNLTNYKNTTKDKTLQRRVDGLFPPIVESVFIDARYEPMCAVEDETLLNILQRPYNGKGGKYRDYNLAKSRLSILDNFIEPSSWQEFCHQTRDTSLELLSQRPEFISLCENSAIRAGQKLGKRLDQLRLRLNRLTNQERISNNVLEQELNNEMALNQVIIEGIRHPTIRLDSVGFIIVSGRPPAKSEEDDL, encoded by the coding sequence ATGATAACACTTGGTTCGTTGGTACGTTCCCGAAACAACAGCTTGGGCATAGGGAAGGTAATCGATATATCTGATACCCAGGCAAATGTTGAGTATTTTTGCTCAGTTGGGCAACGGATAGAAAAAAGCTTACCCTTAAGTTCGCTATCTCAGTTGAAACTAGAGCGCCAAACTCGATGCTATATTTACCCGGAAAGCCAAGAAGCATGGCTGATTGGCAGAATTTACGAGTGGGATGAGGAACTTTATCAGTATCGCATTGACTTACCTGATAAAAAGACGATCGCAGTTAGCGAAGAACAAGTATACGTGCGTTGCAATTTACCTCAAGCAGACCCCATCGAGACTCTAGCAATGAAGGGGCAAGAAACGCCCTATTTTCACGATAGACGCTTTGCTTTTGTTAAATGCTTAATTTTACAACGCGCTGTCAGTCGGGGAATGACGGGATTAATTTCCGCCAATATTAAGCTTTATCCACATCAAGTTGAAGTTGTCCGTCGTGTACTCGAAGATCCGATTCAACGATATTTATTAGCGGATGAAGTTGGACTGGGAAAAACCATCGAAGCTGGTGCTATTCTTCGTCAATATTTATTAGATGAACCTTCTGGACGTGCGGTAGTGCTAGTTCCGCAATATTTACTGGAACAATGGCAGCAGGAATTAGAAAATAAGTTTTACATCTCCCACTTTCTCAAACGGGTAGCAGTGCTGGCGGTTGAGGATATCCACAAAATCAACCCAAAAGCGAATATTGGCTTGCTAATTTTAGATGAAGCACACCACATTGCAGCAATGGCGACTTCTAAGGATACAACTGTGCTACAGCGTTTTGAGACTTGCAAAAATATTGCCCATAAAAGCGATCGCCTGCTTCTACTCTCGGCTACCCCGGTTCTCAACCACGAGCAGGATTTTCTCGCCATGCTGCATCTGCTCGATCCGACAACCTATAAACTTGATGACTTAGCAGGTTTTCGTGAAAGGGTAGTAAAACGCCAAGATATTGGTCGAATTCTCCTGTCATTTAAAGAAGGTGCAAACCCTTTCGTCTTGAAAACTAATCTCAAAAATCTCCGTAACCTGTTTGCTCAAGATAACTATTTACTGGAATTGGCTGACAATCTAGAAAATAGTTTACAAGCAAAGGCTGGCGATACAGTTGAAATTGTCAGGGCAATTCGTATCCATATTAGCGATACCTACAGACTTCACAGAAGGATGCTTCGCAATCGTCGTGCTTCTGTAGAAGATGTAATTTTTGACCGTAATATTACACTGAGAACTGAGTATGATTTAGATGAGCGATCGCCTGACATCCACGAACTAATTGAAGAGTGGCGTGATGTAGCTCCTGATGACAAACAATATCACCACATTTTTTTATTGTTTTTCCGTGCTTCTGGTACTTGGCTGGGTATTTTAAAACAGGTAATTCAAGCACGTTTAAGTAGTGAGACAGCGCTGCGGGAGGGTTTCCCTCCGCAGGCGACTGCGTTCCCCGAAGGGGTTCTCGAAGAGTACACGAAGGGTATATCCACTGCGGAATTAATTCAGGAGTTTGGCGCTGATAGTGTTCGCATCCTGACTGAAACTCCTAAATTTGCTGGGGAAGCAGAGATTTTGCAAAGCCTACTGCAAATTATAGAACAACCTTCAGAGGATGGCGATCGCCTTGAATTACTCAAGACAGTTATCCTCTATCAACTCTGCGAACCTTTAAAATTACAATCCTTGAAATCCAACCTCCCTAAATTGCTTGCAGAGGTTCAAAAACGGCTAAAAAGACCGATGCCGGGAGATAGTCTGCCCAAAATTGTTATATTTACCAGTTTTGTGCAAACTTGCGCTGAAATTGTCCGTTATTTGAGCGATCGTTTTGGTGAGGGGACTATCGTCAGTCATCAAGTTGGACAAACTCCCTCTCAAGTAGAGGAGAACTTAAATCGGTTTAAAAAAGACCCCAAATGCTTTATTTTAGTTTGCGACTCCTCCGGCGAAGAAGGTCGTAACTTACAATTTACCAACTACATGATATGTTTTGACTTGCCTTGGTCGCCAAATCGCCTAGAACAAAGAATTGGTAGGATAGATCGGATTGGTCGTCTATTGAAAGTTGAGTTTACAGTATTTGCTGGCGTAGACTTACCCGATAGTCTCCATGATGCATGGTATCGCTTATTAAAAGAAGGGTTTAATATCTTTAGACAATCTATTGCTAGTCTCCAATTTTATGTAGATGAAAAATTACCTGTATTAGCAGAAATATTGTTTAAATCGGGTGCAAATGGACTATTAGAAAGTATAGAAGTAATTCAAAAAGAAATTGAGCAGGAACAAGTCAAAATTAGCGAACAGAACGCCCTAGATGAAATTGATGCTCTGGATGAGAATGCTACCCAATATTTTCAAGCTTTAGACGATTATGATGCCCGTCATCAGGAAATCCAGCAAGTAACTGAAGATTGGATTTGTGGTGCGTTGGGATTTGAGTCAATTACTAATCCTAATTTATCGGCACTAAAGCGTTATAAACCTACCGGAAATACATTAATTCCAGCAAATGATTTAAGCAGCAATTTTGCACGGGTTTTAGAAGAATTTGGGACTTTTAACCGTAGGGTAGCAAATCAACAGCTTGGTGCAAAACTCTACCGCATTGGTGAAAAATTTGTAGACGCACTATCATCTTATATTCATTGGGACGACCGGGGTCAAGCCTTTGCTATGTGGCGAGTTGCAGAAACTTGGGATTCTGGGGAAGGTGAAGAGTGGTATGGTTTCCGATTGAATTACGTTATTGAAACAAATTTAACGAATTACAAAAACACCACAAAAGATAAAACTTTGCAAAGACGCGTAGATGGGTTATTCCCTCCAATTGTAGAAAGTGTATTTATTGATGCACGATATGAACCAATGTGTGCGGTTGAAGATGAAACACTATTAAATATCTTGCAACGTCCTTATAATGGCAAGGGCGGTAAATATCGAGATTACAACTTAGCCAAAAGTCGTTTATCTATTCTTGATAATTTTATTGAGCCTAGCAGTTGGCAAGAATTTTGCCATCAGACGCGTGACACATCTTTAGAATTACTCAGTCAGCGTCCTGAATTTATTTCATTATGTGAAAATAGCGCCATCCGTGCTGGACAAAAATTAGGTAAGAGACTAGACCAATTGCGCTTGCGTCTCAACCGACTTACTAACCAAGAGCGTATTTCTAATAACGTACTGGAGCAAGAACTCAATAACGAAATGGCATTAAACCAAGTAATTATCGAAGGAATTCGTCATCCTACCATTCGTCTTGATTCTGTTGGTTTTATTATCGTTTCTGGGCGACCTCCAGCTAAATCTGAGGAGGATGATTTATGA